From a single Eleginops maclovinus isolate JMC-PN-2008 ecotype Puerto Natales chromosome 20, JC_Emac_rtc_rv5, whole genome shotgun sequence genomic region:
- the LOC134883310 gene encoding neurogenic differentiation factor 4-like produces MMIKPYVRQGEGEEAVSPLQWMDGDMSSPDGDASDSSHHYRAGGVQQDRELGSEDAHEEDEEDDEEGQEDENECKRRGPKKKRVTKARQERFRVRRVKANARERSRMHGLNDALESLRTIMPCHSKTQKLSKIETLRLARNYICALSEALEGGLSTESRAFMETLCKGLSQPTSNLVAGCLQLGPGSGAVMRPEDRHRVRAAAAPLGGVVSYSSPGLPSPPYGTFDSAHLLHLRAMKGGVYENHSPNEYNAGGVGTPPYDGPPTPPLSISSNLVPKQEPSPHYPPPHHYSPSPVEQGLYQTQTGYDVHLEGPYDSYHPQHMPPRQITSVYRD; encoded by the coding sequence ATGATGATTAAGCCATATGTGAGACAAGGCGAGGGAGAGGAGGCCGTCAGCCCTCTGcagtggatggatggagacaTGAGCTCACCTGATGGAGATGCATCAGATTCATCACACCACTACAGAGCAGGAGGAGTCCAGCAGGACAGGGAGCTGGGGAGTGAGGATGCACAcgaagaagacgaggaggatGACGAGGAGGGACAGGAGGATGAAAATGAGTGCAAACGACGTGGGCCAAAGAAAAAGCGTGTTACAAAGGCCCGGCAGGAGCGCTTCCGTGTGAGGCGAGTCAAGGCTAATGCCAGGGAGCGTTCCCGCATGCACGGTCTGAACGATGCTCTGGAATCCCTGCGCACCATCATGCCCTGTCACtccaaaacacagaaactgtCCAAGATCGAGACGTTGCGGCTGGCCCGCAACTACATCTGTGCTCTTTCTGAAGCACTCGAAGGTGGGCTCTCCACTGAGAGCAGGGCCTTCATGGAGACCCTGTGTAAGGGCCTCTCACAGCCCACTAGCAACCTAGTGGCGGGCTGCCTCCAGCTGGGGCCGGGTTCTGGGGCCGTGATGAGGCCTGAGGACAGACACAGAGTCCgggctgcagcagctcctctcggTGGCGTGGTGAGCTACTCCTCTCCAGGCCTGCCGAGCCCCCCGTATGGCACGTTTGACTCTGCTCACCTGCTTCACCTGAGGGCCATGAAAGGAGGAGTTTATGAGAATCACTCCCCAAATGAGTATAATGCCGGTGGTGTGGGGACCCCTCCGTATGACGGCCCCCCTACACCGCCCCTGAGCATCAGCAGCAATCTGGTGCCCAAACAGGAGCCTTCACCGCACTACCCACCCCCACACCACTACTCCCCCTCCCCGGTGGAGCAGGGCCTGTATCAGACTCAGACTGGCTATGACGTACACTTAGAGGGGCCGTATGACTCCTACCATCCCCAGCATATGCCCCCCCGACAGATCACCTCCGTCTACAGAGACTAA
- the LOC134882363 gene encoding zinc finger protein 385A-like isoform X1 → MWGSGSVNRPGPVPAFLRSPSVLPTPLDMKHFLQFPMESPHPASIGLFHNFNTMDPVQKAVMTHTFGPPMVKTKRPIISCNVCQIRFNSESQAEAHYKGNRHARRIKGIETSKTARLQDGDKQHPPPASPSPPGLSPSSPEPDHNKQDDILSCPNFHKSPLTPIRLPTPTLSTEAECPLLPSVSTALPSSPSPTAFLSTPPADQAAAGLPDTPSPAPSPSSGESEEEKAKKLLYCSLCKVAVNSLSQLEAHNKGTKHKTILEARSGLGPIKAYPRLGPKPSQEQGGELSSDPNTQERTFHCEICNVRVNSELQLKQHISSRRHRDGIAGKPNPLLSRHKKRTDFMELPKSMGAGLLPNPLAMVAAMAAAASSNQLALRSPCPTSHHHPHHHLLQGTPLSLLRPAPGPIRTTHGPILFTPY, encoded by the exons ATGTGGGGCTCAG GAAGTGTAAACCGCCCGGGGCCGGTCCCTGCCTTCCTCAGGAGCCCCTCTGTCCTCCCGACCCCGCTGGACATGAAGCACTTCCTCCAGTTCCCCATGGAGTCGCCTCACCCAGCCAGCATCGGCCTATTCCACAACTTTAATACA ATGGACCCCGTCCAGAAAGCTGTGATGACGCACACCTTTGGGCCACCTATGGTGAAGACAAAGCGGCCGATCATCTCCTGCAATGTCTGTCAAATACGCTTCAACTCAGAG AGCCAGGCAGAGGCCCACTACAAAGGGAACCGCCATGCTCGGAGGATAAAGGGGATTGAAACATCCAAAACAGCTCGTCTCCAAGATGGCGACAAGCAGCACCCTCCCCCTGCTTCGCCCTCCCCACCAGGCCTGTCGCCATCTAGCCCTGAGCCTGATCATAATAAGCAGG ATGACATCCTATCCTGTCCCAACTTTCACAAGTCACCTTTGACACCTATCCGCCTTCCAACACCCACACTGAGCACAGAGGCAGAGTGTCCCCTCTTGCCTTCTGTCAGCACAGCTTtaccctcctctccctcccccacCGCGTTCCTCAGTACCCCCCCTGCAGACCAAGCAGCGGCTGGTCTTCCCGACACCCCGTCTCCAGCGCCCAGCCCTTCTTCTGGAGAatcagaggaagagaaagcCAAGAAGCTTCTCTACTGTTCCCTGTGCAAAGTAGCAGTTAATTCCCTCTCACAACTGGAGGCACATAACAAAG GTACCAAACACAAAACCATTCTGGAGGCTCGCAGTGGACTGGGGCCTATTAAAGCATACCCACGTCTGGGGCCTAAACCCAGCCAAGAGCAGGGAGGGGAGCTGTCTTCTGACCCCAACACTCAGGAACGCACCTTCCACTGTGAGATTTGCAATGTCAGAGTCAACTCAGAACTGCAGCTCAAACAA CATATATCTAGTCGAAGGCATAGGGATGGAATTGCAGGGAAACCCAATCCACTTCTCAGTCGGCACAAGAAGCGCACAGACTTTATG GAACTTCCAAAATCAATGGGGGCTGGACTTTTACCAAATCCCCTGGCTATGGTTGCAGCgatggcagcagcagcctcctccAATCAGCTGGCACTACGTTCCCCTTGTCCAACCTCCCATCatcacccccaccaccacctcttaCAGGGAACCCCCCTTAGCCTGCTGAGACCCGCCCCTGGCCCCATCCGCACCACGCATGGGCCAATCCTCTTCACTCCTTACTGA
- the LOC134882363 gene encoding zinc finger protein 385A-like isoform X2: protein MILGSVNRPGPVPAFLRSPSVLPTPLDMKHFLQFPMESPHPASIGLFHNFNTMDPVQKAVMTHTFGPPMVKTKRPIISCNVCQIRFNSESQAEAHYKGNRHARRIKGIETSKTARLQDGDKQHPPPASPSPPGLSPSSPEPDHNKQDDILSCPNFHKSPLTPIRLPTPTLSTEAECPLLPSVSTALPSSPSPTAFLSTPPADQAAAGLPDTPSPAPSPSSGESEEEKAKKLLYCSLCKVAVNSLSQLEAHNKGTKHKTILEARSGLGPIKAYPRLGPKPSQEQGGELSSDPNTQERTFHCEICNVRVNSELQLKQHISSRRHRDGIAGKPNPLLSRHKKRTDFMELPKSMGAGLLPNPLAMVAAMAAAASSNQLALRSPCPTSHHHPHHHLLQGTPLSLLRPAPGPIRTTHGPILFTPY from the exons ATGATCTTGG GAAGTGTAAACCGCCCGGGGCCGGTCCCTGCCTTCCTCAGGAGCCCCTCTGTCCTCCCGACCCCGCTGGACATGAAGCACTTCCTCCAGTTCCCCATGGAGTCGCCTCACCCAGCCAGCATCGGCCTATTCCACAACTTTAATACA ATGGACCCCGTCCAGAAAGCTGTGATGACGCACACCTTTGGGCCACCTATGGTGAAGACAAAGCGGCCGATCATCTCCTGCAATGTCTGTCAAATACGCTTCAACTCAGAG AGCCAGGCAGAGGCCCACTACAAAGGGAACCGCCATGCTCGGAGGATAAAGGGGATTGAAACATCCAAAACAGCTCGTCTCCAAGATGGCGACAAGCAGCACCCTCCCCCTGCTTCGCCCTCCCCACCAGGCCTGTCGCCATCTAGCCCTGAGCCTGATCATAATAAGCAGG ATGACATCCTATCCTGTCCCAACTTTCACAAGTCACCTTTGACACCTATCCGCCTTCCAACACCCACACTGAGCACAGAGGCAGAGTGTCCCCTCTTGCCTTCTGTCAGCACAGCTTtaccctcctctccctcccccacCGCGTTCCTCAGTACCCCCCCTGCAGACCAAGCAGCGGCTGGTCTTCCCGACACCCCGTCTCCAGCGCCCAGCCCTTCTTCTGGAGAatcagaggaagagaaagcCAAGAAGCTTCTCTACTGTTCCCTGTGCAAAGTAGCAGTTAATTCCCTCTCACAACTGGAGGCACATAACAAAG GTACCAAACACAAAACCATTCTGGAGGCTCGCAGTGGACTGGGGCCTATTAAAGCATACCCACGTCTGGGGCCTAAACCCAGCCAAGAGCAGGGAGGGGAGCTGTCTTCTGACCCCAACACTCAGGAACGCACCTTCCACTGTGAGATTTGCAATGTCAGAGTCAACTCAGAACTGCAGCTCAAACAA CATATATCTAGTCGAAGGCATAGGGATGGAATTGCAGGGAAACCCAATCCACTTCTCAGTCGGCACAAGAAGCGCACAGACTTTATG GAACTTCCAAAATCAATGGGGGCTGGACTTTTACCAAATCCCCTGGCTATGGTTGCAGCgatggcagcagcagcctcctccAATCAGCTGGCACTACGTTCCCCTTGTCCAACCTCCCATCatcacccccaccaccacctcttaCAGGGAACCCCCCTTAGCCTGCTGAGACCCGCCCCTGGCCCCATCCGCACCACGCATGGGCCAATCCTCTTCACTCCTTACTGA